The following proteins are encoded in a genomic region of Flammeovirga pectinis:
- a CDS encoding HAMP domain-containing sensor histidine kinase, with protein MNYGSLRGRILTVFISFSVLFSCISFITYKYIHRSEELDQVKAWLMHLEVSVLDLIKQDASDIVTDLSVNYITEESLEEFVNSRENRVALVSVSIDKLLNHEQVNEWGLESNLFFIDSLIDQYNRQVHELIIAKKSLGSDSTGLYGSMYNNAKILSDLPKMNYVRLYDEMQLNGMKYLLDPKTSYVLSINRSAGQLQYELEKDKKLKHFSKAVEEYLGAYNEIVLIHYKIGNNNREGLKGKLNNTASYVESEFDSLSTDVSKRFLTLMWKIKFSYLLVSLVAVLFTVVVGYYTASRVSNPITVLQDRTRKIIESGYVMSGGEVDFKKLNKPTREVAALASSFQEMYEMIQNQFAELEQGNRKLKNSKKKLMETNRVKDQFFSIISHDLKGPINTQLGFLKLLMERSNAFSPEEIQILAKEMHGSMKNLMGLMENLLAWSRSESQALNFDIVKTDVGTIINRNVDLLRPVAKEKSIVLNAEINHDKAILADQNSLDCVLRNIISNAIKFTSANGKGVITIATSNFEDKVEISVTDNGNGMTEKELKKLLDTSVQFSKKGTAREKGVGLGMILVQDFVRRNKGELFINSQPNIGTRCAILFDTYKVAQHKIDLKVEEQLS; from the coding sequence ATGAATTATGGCAGCTTAAGAGGGCGCATACTTACTGTGTTTATTTCTTTCTCAGTGTTATTTAGTTGTATCTCATTTATAACTTACAAATACATTCATAGAAGTGAAGAATTGGATCAGGTGAAAGCTTGGTTGATGCACTTAGAAGTAAGCGTACTTGATTTAATAAAGCAAGATGCAAGTGATATTGTAACGGATTTATCGGTTAATTATATCACCGAAGAATCTCTTGAAGAGTTTGTGAATAGTAGAGAGAATAGAGTGGCGTTAGTGTCTGTATCTATCGATAAATTACTTAACCATGAACAGGTAAATGAATGGGGATTAGAAAGTAATTTATTTTTTATTGATAGTTTAATAGATCAATACAATAGACAAGTTCATGAACTAATAATAGCAAAAAAATCATTAGGTTCGGATTCTACAGGGTTGTACGGCTCTATGTATAACAATGCCAAAATTTTGAGTGATCTGCCTAAAATGAATTATGTGAGGCTATATGATGAAATGCAATTAAACGGCATGAAGTATCTATTAGATCCTAAAACATCCTATGTTTTATCAATCAACCGTTCTGCGGGTCAGCTACAATATGAGCTCGAAAAAGATAAGAAATTAAAGCATTTCTCTAAAGCAGTTGAAGAATACTTGGGTGCTTATAATGAGATTGTTTTAATTCATTATAAAATTGGTAACAATAACAGAGAAGGTTTAAAAGGGAAATTAAATAACACAGCTTCTTATGTAGAATCTGAGTTCGATTCTTTAAGCACAGATGTTTCTAAACGTTTTCTTACATTAATGTGGAAAATTAAATTCTCCTATTTACTTGTTTCTTTAGTGGCAGTTTTATTTACAGTTGTTGTTGGTTATTATACTGCATCTAGAGTATCTAACCCAATAACAGTTTTGCAAGATAGAACTCGTAAAATTATTGAAAGTGGGTATGTTATGAGCGGTGGTGAAGTAGATTTTAAGAAATTGAACAAGCCAACTAGAGAAGTAGCAGCTTTAGCGTCATCCTTTCAGGAAATGTACGAGATGATTCAAAATCAATTTGCAGAGTTAGAGCAGGGCAATCGAAAACTCAAGAACTCTAAAAAGAAATTGATGGAGACAAATAGAGTAAAAGACCAATTCTTTTCAATTATATCACATGATTTAAAAGGACCAATAAATACTCAGTTAGGGTTTTTGAAGCTCTTAATGGAAAGGTCTAATGCTTTTTCTCCTGAAGAAATTCAGATTTTAGCAAAGGAAATGCACGGTTCTATGAAGAACTTAATGGGATTAATGGAAAATCTCTTGGCTTGGTCTAGATCAGAATCTCAAGCATTAAATTTTGATATTGTAAAAACTGATGTAGGGACTATAATCAATAGAAATGTAGATTTACTCCGTCCTGTAGCAAAAGAAAAATCTATTGTACTAAATGCAGAGATAAACCATGATAAAGCAATTTTAGCAGATCAGAATAGTTTAGATTGTGTTCTACGTAACATCATATCAAATGCAATTAAATTTACATCGGCAAATGGTAAAGGTGTGATTACAATAGCAACATCAAATTTTGAAGATAAAGTGGAGATTTCCGTTACCGATAATGGAAATGGGATGACTGAAAAAGAGCTCAAAAAATTATTAGACACTTCTGTTCAATTTTCTAAAAAAGGAACAGCTAGAGAAAAAGGAGTTGGATTAGGAATGATCTTAGTACAAGATTTTGTAAGAAGAAATAAAGGAGAGCTATTTATAAATAGTCAACCCAATATAGGTACAAGATGTGCTATTTTATTTGATACTTATAAGGTAGCTCAACATAAAATAGATCTAAAAGTAGAAGAGCAGCTATCCTAA
- a CDS encoding PP2C family protein-serine/threonine phosphatase, translating to MFRKIQSSIFSYFFTIVIIALIVLVAGINSIITRFEKKSIDQYLKQITLTVSSFADKKLESKRKDVKELSGLFIDLGKSEVAKNIDKQLKIAKEITRADDILIIDSKQQTITNSFKKGQEIGLNLNDKAFESFKLSALIKNITNDKKEVFWGDIYAYPLSDNAPRIFLLSKIENSDKVIAYVFDPRKWELSRFIDANLEQSTDVLFVGSDGKLRSNSKQFELNPSAVLLRLSQQGYSKAELERAKKLNTIIGIQRVDKRIIDELDQFNRGVIDVASVNGVRSLAMIQPIRKDGLNWNLVVEYEKTQAIAGWSNVRIYINILLIIIGLFFIIAVVQGGRRLAKPIYALRKALEDLEERPKVFIASDYENTGITEEMLAKLESISSLVKGQHEKGVKVKEKLEKSEKKLVRKMDLLDQELDRTKGLVRDVNALEVVNNEVNQRVENTIKSIKRVLKVKLFDASVFSSSVENFFHMSSLKSDISSDFILSFERDSRLFFFLGDTNKHNTDAALYRMVINSLINDVVNVKKISSPDRILETLNRQILDMLKHDEFVFDYPVNLAVCVYDRQRQMIEFSSANQSIFIYRDTVLDEIKGDNIGIGGVNGEHQLKFENHYLPINRVKNCNLYMFSDGYINQTNRENIPFGQFRLKELLIDIQSEAIDNQKDYVQKTFIEWKGDENQQDDASILGLKLI from the coding sequence ATGTTTAGAAAGATACAGTCGAGTATATTTTCTTATTTTTTTACTATTGTAATCATAGCACTAATAGTTTTAGTGGCAGGGATTAATAGTATAATTACTAGGTTCGAGAAGAAATCAATTGATCAATATTTGAAGCAAATTACATTAACTGTTTCTAGTTTTGCAGATAAAAAACTAGAAAGTAAACGTAAAGATGTAAAAGAACTGTCAGGATTATTTATTGATCTTGGAAAGTCAGAAGTAGCAAAAAATATTGATAAGCAACTTAAAATAGCGAAAGAAATTACAAGAGCAGATGACATATTAATCATTGACAGTAAACAGCAAACAATAACTAATTCTTTCAAAAAAGGACAAGAAATTGGTTTGAATTTGAATGATAAAGCTTTTGAATCTTTTAAGTTATCAGCATTAATTAAAAATATTACAAACGATAAAAAAGAGGTGTTTTGGGGTGATATTTATGCTTATCCTTTAAGTGATAATGCACCAAGAATTTTTCTTTTATCTAAAATTGAAAATTCAGATAAAGTGATTGCTTATGTTTTCGATCCAAGAAAATGGGAACTAAGTAGATTTATTGATGCAAATTTAGAACAAAGTACTGATGTGCTTTTTGTGGGTTCAGATGGGAAATTAAGAAGTAATTCTAAGCAATTTGAATTAAATCCATCAGCGGTTTTACTAAGACTTTCTCAACAGGGTTATTCTAAAGCAGAATTAGAAAGAGCTAAGAAACTAAATACTATCATTGGTATTCAAAGAGTTGATAAACGCATTATAGATGAACTTGACCAGTTTAATAGAGGCGTAATTGATGTGGCTTCGGTTAATGGTGTGAGGTCTTTAGCAATGATTCAACCGATTAGAAAAGATGGCTTGAATTGGAATTTAGTGGTTGAGTATGAAAAGACTCAAGCAATTGCCGGTTGGTCTAATGTTAGGATTTACATAAATATCCTTTTAATTATTATTGGGCTATTTTTTATAATTGCGGTAGTTCAAGGTGGAAGAAGATTAGCAAAACCAATTTACGCATTAAGAAAAGCTTTAGAAGATTTAGAAGAGCGTCCGAAAGTGTTTATTGCTTCTGATTATGAAAACACTGGTATTACTGAAGAAATGCTTGCAAAATTAGAAAGCATAAGTTCTCTAGTAAAAGGACAACATGAAAAAGGAGTAAAGGTTAAAGAAAAACTAGAGAAGTCTGAAAAGAAATTAGTAAGAAAAATGGATTTGCTAGATCAAGAGCTTGATAGAACAAAAGGTTTAGTTCGCGATGTAAATGCCTTAGAAGTAGTAAATAATGAGGTAAATCAAAGAGTAGAAAATACAATAAAATCTATTAAAAGAGTCTTGAAAGTGAAGCTATTTGACGCGAGTGTTTTTTCTTCATCAGTAGAAAATTTCTTTCACATGTCGAGCCTTAAAAGTGATATTTCTAGTGATTTTATCTTATCATTTGAAAGAGACAGTCGCTTGTTTTTCTTTTTAGGAGATACAAATAAACACAATACAGATGCAGCATTATACCGTATGGTAATTAATTCTCTGATTAATGATGTTGTTAATGTTAAGAAGATATCTTCTCCAGATAGAATTCTTGAAACATTAAATCGTCAGATATTAGATATGCTAAAACATGATGAATTTGTATTTGATTATCCTGTAAATCTTGCAGTCTGTGTTTATGACCGACAAAGACAAATGATTGAATTTTCTTCAGCAAATCAATCAATTTTTATCTATAGGGATACTGTTTTAGATGAAATTAAAGGGGACAATATCGGAATAGGAGGAGTTAATGGAGAGCATCAATTAAAATTTGAAAATCATTATTTGCCTATAAATAGAGTAAAGAATTGTAATCTTTATATGTTTAGCGATGGTTATATAAATCAAACAAATAGAGAAAATATTCCATTTGGTCAGTTTCGTTTAAAAGAGCTTCTAATCGATATTCAATCAGAAGCTATAGATAATCAAAAAGATTACGTACAAAAGACGTTTATTGAATGGAAAGGAGATGAAAATCAGCAAGATGATGCATCTATTTTAGGCTTAAAACTCATCTAA
- the pgi gene encoding glucose-6-phosphate isomerase, with translation MLKTVNPTSTTAWKALEAHFADMKDVQMKDLFDTDKDRADKFSLTFNDIFVDYSKNIINDDTLKLLLDLAKETGVAEGIKSMFAGEHINETEDRAVFHVALRNQSNEPMKVDGEDVMIEVNHVLRHMKEFTEKVTSGEWKGYTGKSITDVVNIGIGGSDLGPYMVTEALKPYKTNVDIHFVSNVDGTHIAETLKGLNPETTLFIIASKTFTTQETMTNANSARDWFLEAAKSENHIMMHFVALSTNEEKVREFGIAPENMFRFWDWVGGRYSLWSAIGLSIACSIGFDNYQDVLKGAHAMDNHFKTADFEENLPVLLAVLGVWYNNFFGAESHALLPYDQYMHRFAAYFQQGDMESNGKNVDREGNVVDYQTGPIIWGEPGTNGQHAFYQLIHQGTKMIPADFIAPAVSQNPIGDHHAKLLSNFFAQTEALMTGKSEETVVAEFKAAGKSDEEIEKLKTFKVFEGNRPTNSILMKKVTPFTLGALIAMYEHKIFVQGLVWNIFSFDQWGVELGKQLANKILPELENNDKITAHDSSTNQLINKYKEMR, from the coding sequence ATGTTGAAAACAGTAAATCCTACATCAACAACTGCATGGAAAGCACTTGAAGCTCACTTCGCTGATATGAAAGATGTGCAAATGAAGGACCTTTTTGATACAGACAAAGATAGAGCTGATAAATTCTCACTTACATTTAATGATATTTTTGTTGATTATTCTAAAAACATAATCAATGATGATACTCTTAAGTTACTACTTGATCTTGCAAAAGAAACAGGTGTAGCAGAAGGTATTAAAAGTATGTTTGCTGGAGAGCATATCAATGAAACAGAAGATAGAGCAGTATTTCACGTAGCACTTCGTAATCAGTCTAACGAGCCAATGAAAGTTGACGGAGAAGATGTGATGATAGAGGTGAACCATGTACTTCGTCATATGAAAGAATTTACTGAAAAAGTAACTTCTGGAGAATGGAAAGGTTATACTGGTAAGTCTATCACAGATGTAGTTAATATTGGTATTGGTGGATCTGATTTAGGTCCTTACATGGTAACTGAGGCTTTAAAACCTTACAAAACTAATGTAGATATTCATTTTGTTTCTAATGTTGACGGTACGCATATCGCTGAAACATTAAAAGGATTAAATCCTGAAACAACATTGTTTATTATTGCATCAAAAACTTTCACAACGCAAGAAACTATGACAAATGCCAACTCTGCTAGAGATTGGTTCTTAGAAGCTGCGAAAAGTGAAAACCATATCATGATGCATTTCGTTGCTTTATCAACTAACGAAGAAAAAGTTCGTGAATTTGGTATTGCTCCAGAAAATATGTTCCGTTTCTGGGACTGGGTTGGTGGTCGTTATTCTTTATGGTCGGCAATTGGTTTATCTATTGCTTGTAGTATCGGGTTTGATAACTATCAAGATGTTTTAAAAGGTGCCCATGCAATGGATAATCATTTTAAAACAGCTGATTTTGAAGAAAACCTTCCTGTATTATTAGCAGTATTAGGAGTTTGGTATAACAACTTCTTCGGTGCTGAAAGTCATGCCTTATTACCTTACGATCAATATATGCATCGTTTTGCTGCTTATTTCCAACAAGGAGATATGGAGTCTAATGGTAAAAATGTAGATAGAGAAGGTAATGTAGTAGATTACCAAACAGGTCCTATTATTTGGGGAGAGCCAGGTACTAACGGACAACACGCATTCTACCAATTGATTCATCAAGGAACAAAGATGATTCCTGCAGATTTTATTGCACCTGCAGTATCTCAGAACCCAATTGGAGATCACCACGCTAAATTGTTATCGAATTTCTTTGCACAAACAGAGGCATTGATGACAGGTAAATCTGAAGAAACAGTAGTTGCAGAATTTAAAGCAGCTGGTAAATCAGACGAAGAAATTGAAAAATTAAAAACATTTAAAGTGTTTGAAGGTAACCGCCCTACAAACTCTATCTTAATGAAAAAAGTTACACCTTTTACATTAGGAGCTTTAATAGCAATGTATGAGCATAAGATTTTTGTTCAAGGTTTAGTTTGGAATATTTTCAGTTTTGACCAATGGGGTGTAGAATTAGGTAAGCAATTGGCGAACAAAATTCTTCCTGAATTGGAAAATAATGATAAGATTACAGCGCATGATTCTTCTACGAATCAGCTAATCAATAAATATAAAGAGATGAGATAG